ATTCTTAAAAGGCTTATTGAGCAATAAACGTCAACACTACTTCTTTTTCGTCTCTTTTTTGATAAAGCAGATTATTAAGGTCTACATCAAACAATTGCATAATGTCATTTCCGGCCAGGTCTTCTAGTCGGGTATCAATTTTTAATTGGTAGTTTCCATATTGCCAGGGTTTCAAAGGCGTGTAAATCCAGCGTTGCTCGTGATCATCGACCTGGATGCTGCCTTCTACTTCTTTGCCAGCGTTATCATAGATTGTGAGCAATCGATTTAGTAAGGCTTCATCCATCGGTTCATTAAATTTCAATACGAGTGGCTGTGACGTTTCTGCGTTGGGAATGGTCAGAGTCCATTTTTTTTCATCCGGTGATACGCGGTCTGCAGGTCCGATAATGAAATTTTTTTCAAACGATGTCGTCAGAGAATTACCATAAACGTCTTTCCAATCTTTATCAATTTCTAACCGGTATTGATATCCTTCTTTCAACGGCAACCCAAGTTGAAGATTGGGTGCAAGATCCCGCTTGATTCTTCCCGGGTCAAAAAACAAAGTCAATCGTTTCTGTTCGTGATCCCAGAGTTCTGTCGGTGCGGCGAGAAAAGCATCTTCTTCGTAGATCCCCGTCGATACATTGAATAAACGGATGTGATCATAAGCTTGTCCGCGACGCATGGGTTCGGAAAAGTAAATGTAGACTTTGAGTAAATTCATCGGAAGAATATCGGAGGTCGGAAAAATTTTTTCAACTTTTGCGTTTGATTGCTTTTTTTCTCCGGCCATTTGAAATGTATAAGTTATTTTAGTCGCACGATTTTCGACCGGTTCATGGATCAGTGCGTACAGTTTTCCCACATCCACAAAAGCAGTGTAGCCGATGCCCGCAGTAAAACCAAATTTGGGTTTGAATCGGATTACGTCATGTTCAATGGTATATTCTCCTAAAATTGAAGGATCGTTTTCAGAATAGGGCAACTCATTGCCGATATAGATATCCCAAAAAAGCTGCCATTGTCCGGTATTCAACGAACATTTTTCAATTTTCTCCAAAATCGTCAGATCGATTCCGAAAATTTCAAGAGATCCGTAATGAGGGCTGGCCTTATCATCGTTGATGGCTATATGTATAGGCTCCGAAAATGCCGATAACGAGAAGACGCAAACCGTGATCATGCAACAAAATAAATTTTTCATCAAACGTCTTTGATCGTAATCACTTGACTACTTTTTTTGAATTATCATAGAAATAAGGTTTTTTTCTGGCTCTGAAATCCAATAATCCTGTAAAAAAATCTCGCTGAAGTATTGCGATATAGGTATCGTCTATTTTGTCCAATTGGAGAACATCGACCAACGACATGTCGACATATTTCAATCCTGCAGAAAAATAAAGCCCGTTCCGGCCGATATCTTTTTGCCATTGCGGCAGGGTTTCAAATTCTTTTTCTCTTGAATCGGCCGTCAATTCCCGGGCTTCAATAATTTGATCGCAATCGACAACCATCATATTGCGATGGTAATTGGATATGAGAACAAATTTTTTGCCGTTATTTTCGAAAGAGATCATATCAATCGGTGCATTACCGGCGCCAAGATCAGCGATGGCCTTTCCACGGATTTTGCCTCCGGTTAATTTATCAACCGGAAAAAGAGCAATGGGTGTGCAGCCGTACCCCGCCATGAGGTTCAATTGGCCATTGATCATAATCGGCATCATCGACGTAATCGGCGCACGTGTTTCAAATTTGTGATGCGATGCATGATAGACTTCGAGCCCTGTGGCCGTAGCCGTTTTTTCTTTGAACGGAAATGTAACTTTGCGCAGCGTCGAAGAAAATTCTTCATTGGATAATCCCGAAAAATAAATGTTGCCGTCGTAATAGACGATGTCAGTAATCGTACTTTCATGACGTGCGTTATCTTTGGGAAGGGCATTTGTAATGGGAAGTTTAAAATAAGAAATATTGGCTAACGCAACTTCCGTTAGTTTTCCCTCGCGATCCATTTTGATCAGCAGAGGCATGCGTTTGTCATTCTGAGTTACGCTTAATGAGAGGTAAACATTTTTAGAGAGTGGGTTGACGGCCATATCGTTGATCGTGATGTCGTCGCGGGTTTTTCCAACCAATGCAGCCAGTTTCTTATCGATACTCAGTACGTCAAAATATTCATAATTGTTTGCCGTCTGCGTATCTTTCGTGTCAATTGCAAAAAGCGCATCGCCGTCGGCATCGCCAAAGAATAAAATGCCTTGAGGCCCGAAGGCGAGTTCACCAATTGACAACACTTCCGGCGAACCGGCTGTAAAATTAGCGGTGATATTTAAGACATTGTCAGGATGATCATCGGAACCGAACACGACTGAAAAGCCCATCACCAGGCATACACACATGTGAATGAACGAGTGATTGATTTTTTTCATGATCGCATCTCCATATTATATGACATTATCTTAATGCTGCTTCTTTAAAAACAAGCTTGATCAAAAGAGCCGACGCCTGATCGAACCGGTCACCCAAAGTTTGGTCGTTACCGGCAAAGTCATCGCGAAATTCTGATAAATCGACGTGACCTTTGACTTCCTCAAACGAACGAAACTCCGCCGGTCCGACAATTTTTAAGCGCTCATTCATTTGGGTGACAGCGCTTTTCATCCAATTCGTCACCAATGTCAGATATTTTTTATCACGAAAAACTTCGCCGTGTCCCGGAACAATCGTTTCCGGATTTAAATCGGCGATACGGTCTAACGTTTTTATCCATTCACTCGGATAACCGTCATACGTGTACGGCATTGGATGAACCAATAAATCACCCGTCATAACGATTTTTTCTTTTGGAAGATATACAATGGCATCGCCGGTTGTATTGCCTCTCCCGAAGTATCGGACATAAATTTCTCGACCTCCAATGTCAAAATTCATATCTTGCGTGAAAGTGATGCTGGGCGACTGGTAAGTCAGGGGTTTCCATTCATTGACCACGATTTCACGCTGAGCGATCGATTGTTCGATTTCCGTTTGCTCATCTTTGTTCAAAGTCTTGCCGGTTTCATTTTTTCCCGATTGAAGCTGGACTTTGGATTTATTGATTCCGTCCACAAGCCGGGCTAATGCAGTACCGACATACAGATCCATGTCCGCTTTGGTTTCTTCGTGTGCTATAATTCCGACACCCGGAAATGAATCGGCATATACAGCGTTATTGAAACAATGATCGTGATGCCAATGAGTATTCAGTACATACCGAACGGGTTTATTGGTCCAGGTTCGTATTTGCCGGATGTCTTCGCGCGCCGTCGATGCCCAATACCCGGG
The sequence above is drawn from the bacterium genome and encodes:
- a CDS encoding Ig-like domain-containing protein, encoding MKNLFCCMITVCVFSLSAFSEPIHIAINDDKASPHYGSLEIFGIDLTILEKIEKCSLNTGQWQLFWDIYIGNELPYSENDPSILGEYTIEHDVIRFKPKFGFTAGIGYTAFVDVGKLYALIHEPVENRATKITYTFQMAGEKKQSNAKVEKIFPTSDILPMNLLKVYIYFSEPMRRGQAYDHIRLFNVSTGIYEEDAFLAAPTELWDHEQKRLTLFFDPGRIKRDLAPNLQLGLPLKEGYQYRLEIDKDWKDVYGNSLTTSFEKNFIIGPADRVSPDEKKWTLTIPNAETSQPLVLKFNEPMDEALLNRLLTIYDNAGKEVEGSIQVDDHEQRWIYTPLKPWQYGNYQLKIDTRLEDLAGNDIMQLFDVDLNNLLYQKRDEKEVVLTFIAQ
- a CDS encoding MBL fold metallo-hydrolase, yielding MSRSVCLFLCLLCFLSWNIQAQSTSIKIADNVYVIRHQPAPNGFPQGNTTVIIGNREVFVVDPGYWASTAREDIRQIRTWTNKPVRYVLNTHWHHDHCFNNAVYADSFPGVGIIAHEETKADMDLYVGTALARLVDGINKSKVQLQSGKNETGKTLNKDEQTEIEQSIAQREIVVNEWKPLTYQSPSITFTQDMNFDIGGREIYVRYFGRGNTTGDAIVYLPKEKIVMTGDLLVHPMPYTYDGYPSEWIKTLDRIADLNPETIVPGHGEVFRDKKYLTLVTNWMKSAVTQMNERLKIVGPAEFRSFEEVKGHVDLSEFRDDFAGNDQTLGDRFDQASALLIKLVFKEAALR